A region of the Bacteroidia bacterium genome:
AAAAAGCGCTCATTAAACGCTTCCACTTTGATGAGGGCACCGCCCAAAAACTCGCTGAAATTGAATTTACCAAAGGTAGCAAAGATTTTACAAACATGTCTGCCAAAGTAATGCGGCAGATTATTCCTTACCTTGAACAGGGCTACAAGTACAGTGAAGCAATGGAAAAAGCAGGTTATAAGCACTCTGAAGAAAGCCGAACCAAAGAAGAAAACCAACAAAGAATACTCAAAGAAAAGTTAGACCTGCTACCGAAAAATTCACTGCGCCAACCTGTTGTAGAAAAAATTCTTAACCAGATGATCCATATCGTCAATGAAATTATTGACCCTCAACGAGGTTGGATAACTCCAGAAGAGCGTCAAAATGGTACCTTTCGCATACACATTGAATTTGCTCGCGAACTTAAAAATACCCCAAAAAATAGAAAAAAATTATATGAACTCAATCGAAAGAGAGCTAAAGAAAATGAAGATATAGCCAAAAAACTTAATGAAATGAAGATCCCACCCTCTCGGACTAATATTATTCGCTACCGCTTATTTTATGGAAATAACAAAGAAAAAACAAATGGTACTTGCCTTTATTCAGGAAAAACATTTGAATTAAGAGAAGTGTTTGATGACAAGATTGTAGATAAAGACCACATTATACCACAATCCATTTACCCTGATGACTCACAAGGAAACTTAGTATTAGTGTATAAAAGTGAAAACAAAAATAAAGGCAATAGAACAGCCTACGATTACATGTTCAGCAAGGGAGAGCAAGAATTTGAAGAGTACCTACAACGTATTCAAGAAGCTTTTAATAACGGTGTTATCACTCCTATACAAGTGCAGAACTTACTTACTACCTTAGAGCATAATCCTGAAATCCCTCCACATAGTCTTGTACAAATTGAGAATAAAAAAGGGGAAAGATACAAGATTAAAGTAAGAAAGTTAGATGAAAAAGGTTTCTCTGCCCGAGATATGCGGGAAACTTCGTATATTACCCGAGAAGCAAAACGTATTTTAAGCGAGATTTGCCGAGAAGTAGTAGTAAGTACAGGTAGTATTACGGCTTTATTACGTCGCTTATGGGGCTATGATGAAATACTTCCCAAATGGCATGTAGAGCGTTTACGGCAAATAGGTTTGAGCGAGTGCATTGAGAAAAAAGTTATTCGCGATGAAAATAACCAAGAAACCTATATTGAAACTGTTAAAGACTGGTCTAAACGTGATGACCACAGGCACCATGCTATAGACGCCCTTGTTGTTGCCTGTACCACCAGCGGCTTAATACAACGTATTAACACCGCACATGCTCAAGGTCAATTAAAAGAGATGGAAGCAGAATTATCTCCAGAGGAAGTTGAAACAGCTAAAATAAGTAATAGAATGACTGTACTTAAAAAATGGCTTAGACAGCAACGTATATTTTCCCCTCAAGTAGTAAAAGAACACGTAGATAACATTCTTATCTCCTACAAACCTGGTAAAAAGGTAGCTACATGGAGCAAAAATAAAAACATAAAAGGTGAATTTGATAAAGAACTTCCTCGCACTTTGACCCCACGCGGAGCGCTGCATGACGACAGCTACTACGGTAAAATTACTTTATACAAGCCTCTCAAAAAAGACATCAAAAATCTAAGAAATGACTTGGACAAAATGCACCTTATAGCCGCAGAAGATAAAAAGAGTATATTTGGGGATGAGAAAGTACAGTATTATATCAATAAAAATGATATCGTAGGTTTAACAAAATACCTCAAAGAAACAAAAAAGATAACTCATTATACCATTTTTGAACCTATTCAACTTTATGTCAAGCGGTACTCCATAGAAGAAATAAGCAAAAAGGATGTTGATAAAAAAGATAACTTTTTAGATGAAAAATTGTATGAAAAATTACTGCAAGTTTTTCCTCAGGGTGCGAAATCATCAGATAAAATTAAATCCGACATTTCGCTGTATAAAGATCCACTTAAAAAAATTATCCGTGGTATACGCATGAGAGTATCGGATGCAGAAGGTACAGACCGTTACTATCCCATACATTATGATAAAGAAGGATGTCCTATTACTTTTGTCATTCCAGGAAATAATCATCATGTAGCTATTTATAAAGATAGTGAGGGTAACTTACATGAGCATGTCTGTACCTTTTGGCACGCCGTTGAACGCAAGAAATATCGAATACCTGTCATTATTCAAAATCCAAAAAAAGTACATGATGACTTAAAACAAGCAAACAAGGAAGTTTCTAATTTCTTACTTAATGGGCTGCCAAATCCAGAGTGGGAATACGTAATGAGTATGCAGCAAAATGAAATGTTTATATTGAATATGAGTA
Encoded here:
- the cas9 gene encoding type II CRISPR RNA-guided endonuclease Cas9 (Cas9, originally named Csn1, is the large, multifunctional signature protein of type II CRISPR/Cas systems. It is well known even to general audiences because its RNA-guided endonuclease activity has made it a popular tool for custom editing of eukaryotic genomes.), with amino-acid sequence NTGEVIESLEISPDVKKEPFYQLWHIIYSIKDIEECKKALIKRFHFDEGTAQKLAEIEFTKGSKDFTNMSAKVMRQIIPYLEQGYKYSEAMEKAGYKHSEESRTKEENQQRILKEKLDLLPKNSLRQPVVEKILNQMIHIVNEIIDPQRGWITPEERQNGTFRIHIEFARELKNTPKNRKKLYELNRKRAKENEDIAKKLNEMKIPPSRTNIIRYRLFYGNNKEKTNGTCLYSGKTFELREVFDDKIVDKDHIIPQSIYPDDSQGNLVLVYKSENKNKGNRTAYDYMFSKGEQEFEEYLQRIQEAFNNGVITPIQVQNLLTTLEHNPEIPPHSLVQIENKKGERYKIKVRKLDEKGFSARDMRETSYITREAKRILSEICREVVVSTGSITALLRRLWGYDEILPKWHVERLRQIGLSECIEKKVIRDENNQETYIETVKDWSKRDDHRHHAIDALVVACTTSGLIQRINTAHAQGQLKEMEAELSPEEVETAKISNRMTVLKKWLRQQRIFSPQVVKEHVDNILISYKPGKKVATWSKNKNIKGEFDKELPRTLTPRGALHDDSYYGKITLYKPLKKDIKNLRNDLDKMHLIAAEDKKSIFGDEKVQYYINKNDIVGLTKYLKETKKITHYTIFEPIQLYVKRYSIEEISKKDVDKKDNFLDEKLYEKLLQVFPQGAKSSDKIKSDISLYKDPLKKIIRGIRMRVSDAEGTDRYYPIHYDKEGCPITFVIPGNNHHVAIYKDSEGNLHEHVCTFWHAVERKKYRIPVIIQNPKKVHDDLKQANKEVSNFLLNGLPNPEWEYVMSMQQNEMFILNMSKNKVEEIIRDKKYQLLSPHLYRVQKLTQGDYTFRNHLATRVDDKNSMFVKSFGCRATSPNSLQKLNPIKVHINRLGEITGILEYIPEAQGSPA